In Haliaeetus albicilla chromosome 20, bHalAlb1.1, whole genome shotgun sequence, a genomic segment contains:
- the KLHL35 gene encoding kelch-like protein 35, with the protein MHRMMKEESSFRTSSLENVTRDPGKEKLHMKLCSGSCHAEQILQTLNSYRQSGIFTDVVLLIDGQEFPCHRATLSANSTYFRAMFGGNLKEGHQDIINIQKISASTMSLLLDYMYGGNIIIQEDNVEGILELSDLLQISKLRDACVTFLEGQLHPCNCLGIMKFADSFSIASLTEKSKRFMLECFVEVSCHEEFLEMGVKELVEYLSDEQLVVPKEEVVFEAVMRWVRHDVPARKGALKDLLEHVRLPLLDPTYFLEKVEMDELIQDSKECIPLLHEARKYYILGNEVSSLRSRPRRFMELAEVIIIIGGCDKKGLLKLPFTDLYHPKSRQWTALSSVPGYTKSEFAACTLKNDVYISGGHISSNDVWVLSSQLNVWIKVACLQKGRWRHKMATLQGKIYAVGGFDGFYRLSSVECYDTFSNSWSTLAPLPQAVSSAAVVSCLNKLYVLGGAVDDTANTDKVQCYDPEDNKWTLLSPTPFYQRCISAVCLDNIIYVVGGLLSKIFSYDPKKDSWREVATLPGPLESCGLTVCGGKIYILGGRDENGEGTDKAFTFDPATGSVEQQPPLQRCTSYHGCVTILQRMNR; encoded by the exons ATGCATCGAATGATGAAAGAAGAATCAAGTTTCAGGACAAGCAGCCTGGAAAATGTGACGCGGGACCCAGGCAAAGAAAAGCTGCACATGAAGCTCTGCAGTGGGTCCTGCCATGCTGAGCAAATCCTCCAGACACTGAACTCCTACCGGCAGAGCGGCATCTTCACAGACGTGGTGCTATTAATTGATGGACAAGAATTCCCCTGTCACCGTGCCACTTTGTCAGCCAACAGCACGTATTTCCGGGCCATGTTTGGTGGCAATCTCAAGGAAGGCCACCAGGATATCATTAACATCCAGAAGATATCTGCTTCCACTATGTCTCTCCTTCTTGATTATATGTATGGGGGGAACATCATCATTCAGGAGGACAACGTTGAAGGCATCTTGGAACTCTCTGACTTGCTGCAGATCTCCAAGCTCAGAGATGCTTGTGTCACCTTCCTTGAAGGCCAGCTTCACCCATGCAATTGCTTGGGCATCATGAAGTTTGCTGATTCATTCTCCATTGCGTCTCTGACAGAAAAGAGCAAGAGGTTCATGCTGGAGTGTTTTGTGGAGGTGTCGTGTCATGAAGAGTTCCTGGAGATGGGTGTGAAGGAGCTGGTTGAATATCTGTCCGATGAGCAGCTGGTGGTCCCCAAGGAAGAAGTGGTCTTCGAAGCAGTCATGCGCTGGGTACGGCATGACGTACCTGCCAGGAAGGGAGCCTTGAAGGACCTCCTTGAGCATGTGCGTCTGCCCCTGCTCGACCCCACCTACTTTCTGGAGAAGGTGGAAATGGATGAACTCATCCAGGACTCGAAGGAGTGCATTCCTCTACTGCATGAGGCCCGCAAGTACTACATCCTCGGGAACGAGGTCAGCTCTTTGCGATCGAGGCCCAGAAG GTTcatggagctggcagaagtCATCATCATCATTGGGGGCTGTGATAAGAAAGGCCTTCTCAAGCTGCCCTTCACAGACCTCTACCACCCCAAGAGCAGGCAGTGGACAGCCCTCTCCAGCGTGCCTGGCTACACCAAGTCAGAGTTTGCTGCCTGCACACTGAAGAACGATGTGTACATATCAG GAGGACACATCAGCAGCAATGATGTTTGGGTGCTGAGCTCCCAGCTGAATGTCTGGATCAAGGTCGCTTGTCTGCAGAAAGGCCGATGGAGGCACAAAATGGCAACACTTCAGGGCAAG ATCTACGCTGTGGGAGGCTTTGATGGTTTTTACCGCCTCTCCAGCGTGGAGTGCTATGACACCTTCTCCAACAGCTGGTCAACCTTGGCCCCGCTGCCTCAAGCCGTGAGCTCGGCGGCTGTGGTCTCCTGCCTGAACAAGCTCTACGTGCTGGGCGGTGCTGTGGACGACACTGCTAACACTGACAAG GTCCAGTGTTACGATCCGGAGGACAACAAATGGACGCTCTTGTCTCCCACCCCTTTTTACCAGAGGTGCATCAGTGCTGTCTGCTTGGACAACATCATTTATGTTGTAGGTGGACTCCTCAGTAAAATCTTCAGCTACGATCCAAAGAAAGACAGCTGGCGGGAAGTGGCCACCCTCCCTGGGCCTCTG gAGAGCTGTGGCCTGACAGTGTGCGGAGGGAAGATTTACATCCTGGGTGGCCGAGATGAGAATGGGGAAGGCACGGACAAAGCGTTCACTTTCGACCCGGCGACGGGCAGTGTGGAGCAGCAGCCGCCGCTGCAGCGCTGTACCAGTTATCACGGCTGCGTGACCATCCTGCAGCGCATGAACAGATGA